DNA from Phocoena phocoena chromosome 1, mPhoPho1.1, whole genome shotgun sequence:
TTTGAGAGCGGCAGAGCCAGACAATCAGGGGTTCTCCATTAGCAGAGGGGCAAGGTTCTCCCATCTGTTGGGCACTCACCAGGTGATGGAGGTGCCATCCCCCAGGAGGCTCTGGATCTCCTCCCGGCACCTCTGCTGATGCTCAGGGTGGGAGGCCAGAGCATAGAGAGTCCAGGAGATGCCACTGGCTGTGGTGTCGTGACCCTCAAACATGAACGTATCCACTTCGGCACGGAGCTCCCTGTCAGACAAGCTGCTCCCATTCTCCATCTGCGGAGGCAGGGGGAGTGCAGGGTCTGCCCTTCCTCTGTGCTTCTGGGCAAAGCCTCAGGCCTCTCCTGCCCACACTCACTCTGGCGAAGAGGAGGATGTCCAGGAAATCCAGGTGCCTCTTGCTCCTCACCTTCTCCAGCTCTCCCTCCTTCTGCAGGTGAGCCTTCCTCATCTTGATCACTTCATCTGTCCCAGAACAGTGGTTCCCAGGCAGAGCTGAGGGCTCTGGGGAACCAGATGCAGAACCCACCGTACCCCTATCTGCCCCTCAGGCCCAACCTGGGTACCAGGTGGATGAGGACGAGGGTGGGAATGGGCGCACATGTCAGGGCAGAGAGCTCCAGCATCATCTGATCCAGGTTGGGAATCCCCTCAATAGCACAGCCCACAGAGGCTCTGCCTGAATGATGCTGGGAGGGGGTCTCATTCCACCGTCACCAATGTGGTGACACATGTATCTCCCTGCACCTCACCTGACACCCTGACGTCTCGGTTCCCAGCCCCtgcaccagggaagtacccagtGTGGGTGTGTGCCAGCCCctgaagaggaagcaggagtctGGGCCCTGCCTGAGGGGTCAAGGCCAGGCCCTTTTACATGTGcatgatgggggtgggtgggcaggagctGCCCAGAAGGATCAGAAGAACCTGTGTGTTGATGGGTGAGCTGACAGGCGCGGTGGCTCCAGCGGCCTTCAGGGCTCAGCCTGTAGATGATGTCGTTCTGGTAGAAGATATTCCTCACCCGGGAAAAACTCAGATTGCTGAGGTCCTTGATGGCCTGGATGTAGGATTGGATTTTCCtgaagggagaggatgcagaggAGACTGGAGTGGAGGGAACCTCTGACCTGGAGACGTGGTAGGGCTCCGGGTGGGGATTCCTCAGTCAGCGGGGACAGGCAGCACTGAGGCTTTGTTATTTCTGCCTCACAGCCCTGGAGACACTTAGTCCTTTACAAGTGGCCTGAGCAGCCAGGCTTCTCCCTGTGCAGGAATCAGGGACCTGTGACTGAGTCAAGGTTGGTCTGGGTGGAATTTGACTGTGGTCCATGGCTCTGTGCAGAATGTTGCTTTCTGTGCTGATAAGCGTCCACACTGCCCTAACTGCCTCTCAGGTAAGTCCTCCCCAGCTGGTGAGAACAAGGACCCTGCCCTGCTGTTGAAGGGTTGTCACTGACCTGTCTGTCTGGATGCTGCCCTGGTGGCTGAAGGCGCACTTCATGATGGTGTCCAGGGTCATCAAGGAGACGTGTCCAAGGACCTCCAGATGCGAGTCCAGGCTGACGAGCTCCTCCCACTTGTCCTGTGGTGGGAGGGGGACATTGACCCTGCTCTGCTCTCCCAGAAGGCCTGTGTTGACAAGGCCAGGctcgctctctgtctctctaaatCTTCGGATGAGTTTTCCTCACTTTCTAAGCAGATGTGTTTTAGCAATTTAAGGCTGTATCACACACGTGTAATGTGACGTCTATTTTCTCAGAAtcttatattatataattaatcaTGGTCTCTCATAATATTCTGTATTAGTTCCAAAGtttaggaacaaggcaaggaaaaGCTTATGGGGCTCTACTGGGCTCCTAGGAAGGGGCATGAGGTACTTCaattccttttattcatttaatgttAGCTGAGACCAGGTGGTGTCCAGTCCAGATGAGAGGTGATGCTTGTGAAGACCCAGCTCTCTGAGTGTAAACCTGGCCTCGTTTCCTCCCATGAGTGGCTCAATTCCATGCAGAGGCCCTGGACTCCAGGCCAGAGTCTATCTGAGTGCCATCCTGGGATGCCCACTCTACCACTGAAGCTGCCGTTGTCCAGGGCAACCAGGGGCAGTTTGCACTGCTGTCCAGGGGAATGACCCTTGCTCTTTCCTTTGTGTTGAAGATGTGGAGATGAGAGAAGAGTGGACTCTCAGTACACCATGGCCCTGCCTTCACTTTCCTTGGATCCAATCTGGTGCTGGGATACCCCTCTGTCCCATCCAGTTTTGGTGAGCACGGTCTCAGAGTATGTTCTGAATGCATAATTCTGGGGGCTGTGTCTGACGGATGCCTGAGGGACACAACTGTTTGagagtggacttttttttttttttttttgcggtacgtgggcttctcactgttgtggcctctttcattgtggagcacaggctccggacgcgcaggctcagcggccatggctcaccggcccagccgctccacggcatgtgggatcctccggactggagcacgaacccatatcccctgcatcggcaggaggactctccaccactgcgccaccagggaagcccttgagagTGGACTTTGTCAGCTGTGCTGGATATGAGTGGGTCCAGGTGACGAGGGATGGACTCACCAGCATCACTCGGACAGAGTCGGCCATGAGACCCACGTAGGGCTTCAGGATGTCGTAGTGGAAGGCTGGGGTCAGCATCCGCCGGTGCTGGAACCACGTCTGCCCCTCCAACACGAGCAAACCATTCCCTGGGCCacagatgggtgtgtgtgtgggtcggGGAGCCTGGATCAGAGGGACGACTGGGCACAACTTGGGAGGAACCAAGGGTGTCAGGAGGGGCCACATCATGGGCAAAGGTAGGAAAGGCCAGTACAGTCCAGGAATGTGAAATTCCAAAATGGCTGGTCCATAGGATGTGATTATGACAGCTGTGAGACAGAGGTTGAAGAAGAGTAGGCGGGCAGGTGATAGAAGGAATTAGTTAATAGTCAGGCTGAGAATGTCGCAGAGGACTGAGAAGTGATGAAGAAGAGGCTGAGCTTCAGGAGGGCTCTCAGCACCATTACAAAGGGTGAGAGTTTCACtggaaggagagaaatgaggCTTGACTGAGAGATGAGGTGGTGACAGGGTGCCTGGTACCCACTGTTCTCCATTAACCAAAGAGGTAGCTCTTGGTAAACCTAACTGGTGGGTGGACTGCAGTTGTATTTAAATGTACTTACCAATCCAGGGAATCAGCATTCTGTAGGAATCGTGAGACTTTGGGtctgaaagggaaggaagggaagtggAGGGCACTGAACAAGGCAGGCAGCCCCCAGAGCAGCTGTGGCACCTTCCATTCCTGATGCTGGTCAGCCGGCAGTCTGTCTCAAGCCACCTCCCTCTTGCCTCCCATCCCTGACTCTCTCTGTCCTCATGGTCACTGTGGGCCCAGGAAGGCAGACTCAGTGTCCCAGCAGCAGAACACCCACAGGACTAAGACGGTGAATCGGCAAGAAAGATAGGCTCTGCTCAGCGCCACAGAGTAAGAAAGGAGCCTGTGGTTTTCCTACAGTTTGTGGTGGTTTGGCCATTTCATGACCCAGGACAGGCAACAGTGAGAGGTGCCAAACCTACATCAGTGTGGACAGGGAATTGTCTTCCAGACCTGGGGTCATCTCAGTTGggttaaaacaagaaagaaagtaagacagaaaagagaagccaGCCCCACCCAGGTGTTTAAGCATTCACTATAAGTGAGTAATGTTGGCCTTAGTCTGGCTTGTGGGCTGCAAGGATGGCTGGTAGGGAGCCAGGTATTGATGGCTGAAGTGCCAATTTCTTCTGGAATTTCACAGATCCAGGGCCATGTACCCCAGAGGGAAGATTTTCTCCTGCTGGGATGTGGGTTTCCCTCTCACCTGATCTCCCCAGGACCACCTTTATGTAGTCAGGGTCATAGATCAACACCAGGGCTTTCGTCCCCCACAGCCAGCGAGCACAGGCACTTGGGTATTTCTCTACCCACTTCAGTAGGGGTTGCAGCTCGGTCTCGTCTTGGAACTGTCTCCAAGGGAAAGATAAATCAATAAAAcccttctctgagttccagtGCTGGAGTGGGGGTGAAGGGCAGGATGAGTACAGGGAGATCGTTCTGGATCGATCAGcagaattaggagtttggaactATTTCTTCTGACCTGGGCTCTGCCCCAGACCTGCTGGCTGTCCACCTTTGTCCTAAGACCACATTCTGTCCCCTTGTCGGGTAGATTTATGGGCCACCACTACAAACTGCCTACAGAAACTTACATCAGGGGTTTACGCCCAGCCGTAGAAAACTTTGGGAAGTGATTCGTACAACATTTGCATGAGCAGTTTATGATAATTCGTGTCACTTGGTAAGCAGTTTTGttgtataattttgtttatttagagaataaaatatattataaaaattaaatttatatattaatttcattttgctATACTGGTTGTTATATATTTTCAGTAGTACCCCAGCATACATATAAATGTTAGTTTGAAAGAGTGTCGGATGTATATGGATAAGTGAGAAAAATTATATACTAAATTGTGTTTGTAtcatattattttacatattgaGTGCGTACACAGATTCTGGATGTATATATGGAAATGGTATTGAACTAAGGTTTTGATATGTGgattattttatctaatttttatttaccaGTGTCCAGAAACGTGTGTGCACTTCCCACCGCCTAGAGGAGTCTCTTGAAACTCCTCAGTGTGGACCACAAAGGCCCTTGCTTTCTGGCTTTACCCTCTCCATTCTTGCCTCCTGCTGGGCTGGTGAAGATGCTGCTGCCTGTGCGCCTTGCACTGGCCCCACCTGCTCACACTTCTAAGCCTCTGCCCAGGTTCTTTCCTCTACCTGGTGTGCCCCTCCTCTTTGCCACAGAGCAACTGCCTCTCCTTAACCTTGCAGATTCAGCTTCGTTTTATCAGCTCTGGATTTCTCGTCAACATTTGGTCCTAGGCATGTTCCATGCAGTCACCTCGTCTTTAATTCAATGGCTTCTGTGTAACTCAAAGCAACCATCCGCCACTTTGGTATCTAATCTCTGCCTGCATCCTTCTACCATCAGGACTCACCAGCTCTGAGGCAACTTGCCTACTGTGGGATGGGTTCCTTCACTGAGCacgtatttactgagcatttactatgtgccaggcactggttaaaggcactgaatgaGGATGCAGCTGTAGATGCTTGCCTGTTTGGAGCCTCCAGGAAGAGACAGCGAGATTGAGGACATGACAGCCCTAGGGGCTCATGAATATGTGATGGAGGGAAGACCAAGCCTCTGTGGAAGCTTTGGGGAAGGGGCCCTAACTCAGATCTGGACATTAGAAAGCTCTTTGTCATGCATGTACTCATTCGTTGAGTCATCATTTACCAAGATGCTCTCAGGTTACAAAGATGAACCAGAGGCAGGCTCTCCCAGAAGGAGCTCACAACTATGACACTGCAGACAAAACTAGCTGAAACCGGTTAGCACTGCCATATGAGAAGGACAGGCAAGGGAAAAAGGGTTGTCCCCTCCGTTCCTGGAGACCCAGAAAGACATCTTGGAGGAGGTGGCTTGGGGTTGGGCCTTTGTAGACAGACATATGAGGGACAAGATCATTCCAGGTAGAGGGCACATGGAAGCAGAGTCCCAGAGGCCAGAATGCCCAGGCAGGTGGGGAGGATGCTGAGTAACCTGGGGTGCAGGAGAttaggaaggagaggggagagaggtacTGGGCCAGCCCACGTGGGGCTCGGGCTGTTTCCGGTTCCCGTCTTTAGCTCCACTCTACTCTAATCACGCTGCAGAGAAAGGGAGGCCTCAGCTCTCTGCAACCCCTGATTTTCTCCCAGCATTTGCTCAGTCCACAAACCCTTGATGAGCCCCTCTCCACGTGGCCCCTGACTTTGCTCTGAGCCCCCCACCGCCCAGGCTAGTGCCGCCAGTGTTGGGTGGGTAGGcgctgcccctccccagcctgcaagccgctccttccctccttcctgtccCTCCACACATTGGACTGGCAGCCCTCTGTGCAGGCTCTGTGCAgggtgctgggggtgagggggattTCACGCTCGGTTCTGAGAGCACATAGTCCACTGAGGGAGGACAGCAGGCGGGTGACCTTACCCTGTGGATGGTGCAACTCAAATGTCAGTTCTCCTTACCTGGCACCATCCTGGGAACCTCGCTCATGTGTGCCAGCAGCTTGTCAGGATTTAAGCACTGAAATCAGGAGACTGGAAAATTCCTCAGTCTTAAAATGAGCCAGTTTGTCCCTACAGCTGATGTAACCCCCCACCCAGCAGATGGGTCTCTTTTCCTGTCACCTGACATCTTCCTAGATTCCTGTCTGTCATCTCCATGGACAGTGAGTCCACAGGGCAGCATCCATCAGACTGATGTCTGTGCTCCCAGGCAAGCTCAGGGCCAGGCAGAGAGGATGGAATTGAGGGATGGGGCAGGGAAGCATCTAGAAGCCTGTTCTATGAGAACAGCTGAAGCTGCTCAGCCTGGAGACGGGGGAGACTCAGGAAGGAAGAGCCACTGTTCTCAAAGGGCAGGGCTGCCAGGACAGCCTGCAGATCTCCCTAAGGAGGAGTGTCTGACAGACCCGAGGACAGCAGCACGGggtcctgggagggagggagctcccCGGACTGGGCTGAGGAGCCAAGACCTGAGAGGTAAGCTGGGTCCTTTTGTGAGGCCACGTGCTCGCCCCACAGCAAGGCTTCGTCCCATGGGCGTGCTGACCAGGACCACGGCCTGAGAGCCCCggcctccctgccctcccacttCCCCGTCCCACTCCATCCTACCTCCTGCATGTGCCCATAGAGCCAGTGGGAAGGAGGAGACGGGAACTGCTGGAGGGCTTTGAGCAGCCACTGTCTGCGCAGGTAGAGCTGTGCTGCCTTGAGCAGAAGCAGAACCAGGCCGAGCAGGGAGGCCGCCTGCAGGAGCCCCGAGACACCGCCCAGGGCTCTGGGGGTGCTCAGCGCAGAGACACTCATGGTGCAGCGGCTTCTGGATTGCTGACTGTCCCTGAAGGTGGCTGACCTCCCCTGAGCACCCAGCCTGGTCAGGGAGGCTTGCCCCGCCCACCTGGGGGAGGGTGAAGGTGAGGGCAGAGCTCAGACCTGGGCCTCCcgagttgtcttttgtttttttttaatttaaaccaaCATCTGTTACAAAATGTAAGTAATATAAAGAGACGATAATAGTTACAAATAGAAATGGGAGTTTGGGTTGTAGCAGGATCCTGCAAACTATCAcgtgcttactttttaaaaaacttatacaaatggaaataaaacagaaaaatgaatgtttttttaaaacttctttgaaTAACATAACACTGTGATATCTTGTTTAACACAGTAATATTGTACAGACCCAGAGTTTAAGTCTGTAGTATCATCTAGCTGTGGACTACCCTGCATGACCACATgaatcattttcattcatctcatgCAACTGAAAATTCCATctcccccacttttttttaacTAACCAGTAAGTTAATGAACACGGAGGGTATGGATGCTTAATACTTTCTTAAGTTTGCAGCGATATGTCTGTGTCAATACCCCTGCCTTCCTTCTTAAGAAATGAGAGAATACAAATTTGAAATGTAGTAAAAGATGGCTACTACTGAAATATGATagtcttagttttaaaaaaggtTTAGGATTATgtacttaatatttaaataaatttaattcagATCTCTTGCTTTAGTCACCTTTTGAGGCTTAAAGATTCTTAAAGCAAGATTCCTTTCAGTCATTGTTTTCACCTTGCtatttattaattattgactTAATCTGTGTTTTTCTGCATCTCCCATTCTTTCTCTCTGTACGATCATGCCTTCATCTCTCAGCAATGTTTCTGGAGGCTCTACCTCATACCAGACACTTTACTAGAAGCTGGAGATACAGTCACAGATAAACAGATACAGTCGCTGTCCTTGTGCAGCTGGGTCCAGGCGATGCAGGAGGGAACGTCTACCCTTCTGGGGTTGGCACCTTACCATTCTGCCACCATCATGTCTGAGTGGCACTGCTGAATCCTATTCCAAGAATCTGATTCTAATCTCACGGCCAAGGCGTCCATCTGCTATAGTCAACTGTGGCTGGTGGTGAATAGGGCTTTCAAAGGCCCACCCTTTGCGAGGGAAGAGATCTCAGAGCAGACATCCAAATGAATGTCAAATACATGAATGAGTAAATGGGTAGAAGGACTCATTTGTTTACCTGGTAACTCTGTGTTGAGTACTTACTTTGGGTCAATTGCCATCCTAGGAGCTAGAGATCCAGCAGTGAACAACAAGATCCCTGCTATTGTGGAGCTCCTGTTCCAGTGGGGGTGTGGGCGGGGCTGACAGTCCTGCCCTGAACTGAGGCGTGTCCTGCTTGAATTCATTCTCGGGGCTGCTCTGTGTTCCCAGGTCACGTCCATCATTGGGACTGCCCTGCTCTGTTGATCCAGTGCAGGGACTGACTGGTGGGAGCCTCTTACCTCCCCAGCTGTGTTACCTGGTTTTCCTGGATCTCTTCTTGGCCCAGAGGACTTGGGGTCCGTGTTTCCACACAGGAGCATGCCTCCTTTCTGATTGCTTGGTGACCAAGCCAGCCAGCTGCCTGCAAATCCTTCTTCATTGGCACTGCCTTTGTTCTAACCAATTATGTATGGCATTCTAATTCCTGACTTTGCCGATATTAGAGGGGTTGAAAGAAATCTCAGTATTATAAGAGCTAGAAATATTTGGTTGTGATTGCTGTATTAGGCCAGTAGAAATTGAGAGGTGATTAAGCACCATGAGTAGTATAATTTACGTAAGAGAAATTATCTACTTATTGAGTCTACATATTCTCTGATGGCCATCAGTGTAATGGAAACATCACTGGAGGTGTTTCAGTGGTTCCATCGGTCAGCTCTTAACTCAGAAAAGTgacaactgcatcaaaaaaagACCAGAATTTCTCAAAATCAAAATAATCTGGAAATCGAATACAACAATTTTCATGAACAAACTGGGCTTTGGCTGACTCTCTGTGGCTGATTCCAATAGGAACCATCTTAGCTCCACTCTGCTGATAATCACTCGGCCTCCTTCTCTTGAGAAAACACTGGCTCTCACTGTGTGCCCTCGCCCCCTGCATCCCCCCAGGGCTGAGCGCTGGGTCACTCAGTGAGTAGGCACTGCCCTTCCTCAGCCTGCaagcttctcctttctctctgtctgctTTCACTCCACACACGTGGGCTGAGCATCTCTCCAGGTCAGGTTCTGTGCTGGGTACTGGGGTACAGGGGTGCAGGAAGGGGACAATACCTCAGCCCCAGGGAGCTCACAGTACAGTGTATGAGGGAAGAGAGCCCAGAGATGAACAGACCCTATTTAATGGCACAAGTCAAACGTCAGTATCCTTTGCTTAGAGGCCATCCTTGAAGCCTGATTGATCACTTTGCCTGGGAATATCACAGTTTTAACCAGTCAGAGTCCTGCATTCCACCAAACCGAGCCAGTTGGCCCCTCTCTGGCTGACATAACCCCCCACCCAGCAGGTGGGCCTCTTTTCCTGTCACCTGACACCTTCTTAGATTCCTGTCTATCATCTCTATGGACAGTGAGCCCACAGGGCAGCATCCATCAGACTGATGTCTGTGTTCCCAGGCAAGCTCAGGGCCAGACAGAGAGGATGGGATTGAGGGATGGGGCAGGGAAGCATCTAGAAGCTTGTTCTATGAGAATAGCTGAAGCTGCTCAGCCTGGAGAGCAGGGAGACTTAGTAAGAAGACCCATTGTCCTCAAAGTGCAGGGCTGCCAGGACAGCCTGCAGATCTACCTAAGGAAGGTGTGTCTGACAGACCTGAGGACACCAGCACGGGGTCCTGGGAGGGAGTGAGCTCCCCGCACTGGGATGAGGAGCCAAGACCTGAGAGGTAAGCTGGGTTTTTCCCAGGAACCACGTGCTTGTTACACAACAAGACTTTGTCCTGTGGACTTGCTGACCAGGACCATGCTCTGAGAGCCCTGGCCCTCCGTGTCCTCCCACTCCCCCTGTCCCACCCCTTCCTACCTCCTGGCTGTGCCCGTGGCTAATTAGAAGCCCTTCAAGAGCATTTTTATAATCACATTGGAGAGGTCGGTTTTGCAATATCAATAGCAAAATCATTTCTCCATTCAAATACATGAGAATTTCAAGATTAAGTTTTATCTTTAATCTAAATTCTGATATATTCCTACTAATAAGTTTAATTTGAACTGCAACCAGAAAATGTGCTCAACTGGGACTGCATCCCTTGCTTCCATCATCCATAGAGGGTCCACCAGTTTCAGTCCTACTTCACTGAAGTACTACAGTTGTAGCAGGAGTAGTTTTACTAATTCACTTTTATCCTTTGTTAGAATGGATATTTATTacgttgagataggttccctctatgcccactatctggagagtttttatcatgaatggctgttgaattttgtcaaaagcttttcctgcatctattgaggtgatcatatggtttttattttttaattttttaatatggtatatcacattgattgatttgcgtatactgaaggatccttgcatccctgggataaagcccacttgatcatgttgtatgatctttttaatgtgttgttggtttctgtttgctactattttgttgaggatttttgtgtctataatccaggagcatggtatatttctccatctgtttatgtttatgaagatattggtctgtaattttcttgttttgtgatatgcttgtctggttttggtatcagggtgatggtggtcttgtagaacgaatttgggagtatttctcctctgcagttttttggaaaagtttgaggatagctgttaactcttctctaaatatttgatagaattcgcctgtgaagccatctggtcctaggcttttgtttgttggaagatttttaattacagtttcaatttcattacctgtgattggtctgtttatattttctaattcctggttcaatcttggaaagttgtacctttccaagaatttgtccatttcttccaggttgtccattttattggcatatagttgcttatattagtcccttatgatgctttgtgtttctgcagtgtcagttgtaatctctccattttcatttataattttattgatttgagtcctctcccttttttcttgatgagtctggctaaaggtttatcaattttgtttatcttctcaaagaaccaacttttagttttattgatctttgctattgttttctttgtttctatttcatttatttttgctctgatctttatgatttctttccttctactagggttttctttgttctttctttttctagttgctttaggtgtaaggttagattgtttatttgacatttttcttgtttcttgaagtgagcttgaattgctataaactttcctcttagaactgcttttgctgtgtcccatgtgttttgggttgtcgtgttttcattgtcatgtttctaggtgttttttttcttcttctttgatttcttcagtgatctcctggttatttagcagtgcactatttagcctccatgtatttgtgttttttacagtttttttcctgtaattaccttctaatctcatagcattgtggtcggaaaagatgcttgctacaatcttaattttcttaaattttccaaggcttgatttgtgacccaagatgtgatctattctggtgaatgttccatgtgcacttgagaagaaagtgtattcttctgctttcagctgcaatgt
Protein-coding regions in this window:
- the LOC136138489 gene encoding cytochrome P450 4A25-like isoform X2; its protein translation is MSVSALSTPRALGGVSGLLQAASLLGLVLLLLKAAQLYLRRQWLLKALQQFPSPPSHWLYGHMQEFQDETELQPLLKWVEKYPSACARWLWGTKALVLIYDPDYIKVVLGRSDPKSHDSYRMLIPWIGNGLLVLEGQTWFQHRRMLTPAFHYDILKPYVGLMADSVRVMLDKWEELVSLDSHLEVLGHVSLMTLDTIMKCAFSHQGSIQTDRLSPEGRWSHRACQLTHQHTDEVIKMRKAHLQKEGELEKVRSKRHLDFLDILLFARMENGSSLSDRELRAEVDTFMFEGHDTTASGISWTLYALASHPEHQQRCREEIQSLLGDGTSITWDHLEQMPYITMCIKEALRLYPPVPFIFRDLSKPITFPDGRSLPAGVPLSLFFYGLHHNPKVWPNPEVFDPSRFALGSSQHSHAFLPFSGGSRNCIGKQFAMNEMKVAVALTLLRFELAPDPSRVPVPIPRVVLKPKNGIHLQLRKLL
- the LOC136138489 gene encoding taurochenodeoxycholic 6 alpha-hydroxylase-like isoform X1, whose product is MSVSALSTPRALGGVSGLLQAASLLGLVLLLLKAAQLYLRRQWLLKALQQFPSPPSHWLYGHMQEFQDETELQPLLKWVEKYPSACARWLWGTKALVLIYDPDYIKVVLGRSDPKSHDSYRMLIPWIGNGLLVLEGQTWFQHRRMLTPAFHYDILKPYVGLMADSVRVMLDKWEELVSLDSHLEVLGHVSLMTLDTIMKCAFSHQGSIQTDRKIQSYIQAIKDLSNLSFSRVRNIFYQNDIIYRLSPEGRWSHRACQLTHQHTDEVIKMRKAHLQKEGELEKVRSKRHLDFLDILLFARMENGSSLSDRELRAEVDTFMFEGHDTTASGISWTLYALASHPEHQQRCREEIQSLLGDGTSITWDHLEQMPYITMCIKEALRLYPPVPFIFRDLSKPITFPDGRSLPAGVPLSLFFYGLHHNPKVWPNPEVFDPSRFALGSSQHSHAFLPFSGGSRNCIGKQFAMNEMKVAVALTLLRFELAPDPSRVPVPIPRVVLKPKNGIHLQLRKLL